The window TCTTGGTGAAGGTGGTGCCATTGAAACCATGCGGCAGCAGGGCTACCGCTTCAGCCTCGACACCCTGCCGGAAACGAGTGAAGAGGTTGGCGGTGGCGCCGGTTCCGGGTTGTTGCTCACCTCACCCAGCAGCTCAAGTCGTCTCAGCTAGTCCGTTCGTTCAAGCTGGGCGAACGATCAGGGCGAGCACTTCGCCCGCAAGCAGCAAGCCGGACAGCAGGGCCAGCAGCTGATAGGTCCAGGGAGGGCTGATCCGGTTGATGCTGTCGGTGGACAGACCCGTGGCACTGGAGAAGCGCGCCAGGAAGTCGTCGAAACGCACCACCCGCTGGGGCAGCAACCAGGAGACTTCTCCGCGGCCATCTTCTTTGTTGGCACTGCGCACGTAGTAGACCCTGCCCCCCTGGCTGGTGGTGACCGGGGTGAGTGCCGTGATGCGGTTCCAGGGAAGCTGCCATCCGCGGCGCAGCAGCCAGGAGCACCAGCGCGGGTGGCCCACCCGCAGCCCCTGGCCATCGAGTTCGACCCGCTCACTGGTGATGGCCACAACCAGCATCAGGCCGGCGATGCAGGCCAGCCCGAGCGGCAGCTTCAGTGGCTCCGGTGCCAGCAGCGGCAGGGGCAGCACCAGGGCCAGGTAGAGGCCCAGGAGCGTGAAGCGGATCAGCGGTGCCATCGGGTAGCGATGGCAGGACGGCACGGAGCTCATCGGTCGTCCGGGGATCCGGGCAGGGGTTCGATGACCTGGGAGGGCTGGTAGCGGCCCCCGAACACCTCCGCCTCCCGACCTTTCCAGAAGTTGCCGAGCCGCATCAGATCGGCGTGGGCTTCACCCAGGCGCTCGACATACTCGTTGGGCTCCATCGTGTCCTTGGCCTCCTTGAGCTTGCTGAGGCGCAGCAGGTGCCACACCCAGGGCTTGCCCATCTCGCCGCGGGCCTCCAGGTAGCGCGCCAGGTCGGAGGAGCTGGGGATGGGAGCCGCCATGGATGCGAAACATTTGTTTACAAATCGTACAGACGTCTGGGTGCTTATGTGGCGCACTGCCTCAGTAGAGATCGGGCCGCAGGTCCTCGTGGTAGCGGGTGGCGGCGGGGTGGGTGGGCCCGTACTCACCGGGCCGGCAGTCGGCGATCAGCAGGGTTGGCTCCGGGCGGGCGGCCGCCAGCACGTCGCCATGGGGGCCGCAGATGAGGCTGTTGCCCAGGTAGGCCGCCATCACCCTGCCGTTCACCGTCTCTTCGCCGCAGCGGTTGGCGTAGGCCACGAAACAGCCGTTCTGGAACGCATGGGCCGGGATCAGGGTGCGAGAGACGTCCGGGTAAGGCCGGTCGGTGCGCTCGCCGGTGCTCAGCTCGGCCCAGGCATCGGCGGCCGTGGGGATCAGCACCAGCCGCGCCCCCTCCAGCGCCAGCCGCCGGGTGAGCTCGGGGAACTCGGCCTCGTAGCAATTCAGCAGGCCCACCCCCACCCCATTCACCGGCTGCACCGTGAACGCCGCCCCCTCCTCGGGATGGCGATAACCGGCACTCCAGCACCTTTTCTCTTCCGGTCCCCAGAGGTGGGTCTTGCGGTAGTTACGCAAGAGCGTGCCGTCCCGGTCGAACAGGGCGATGGCGTCGTAGAAGCGCTCCTTCCCGGCCACGCTGGCCCGTTCGGCGTAGGGACAGGCCACGGCCAGCCCGTGCTGGCGGGCGGCGGCGGCCACCCGCCGCAGGCTGGGGCCGTCCACGGGTTCGGCCAGCAGCCGGGCGATGGCGGGCGTGACGATGTAGCCGGTGAGGTAGAGCTCCGGGAACGCCAGCAACTGCACCCCGTGCCCCGCCGCCACGGCGCAGACCTGCTCCAGCCGCTCCAGGTTTTCAGTCAGGGCCTCAGGGGTGCCGGCGCTGCCGCTGCCCTGCCAGATCCCCAGCCGCAGGCCCTCTCCAGCCGCCGGCGGCTGCGGCCGCACGACGCAGTGCAGGCGATGCTCGGGAACCATGGGGTGCGTGGAGGCGGAAGGGTTGATGGGTGCCGGCGGCTTCAGTCCGGCAGGTTCCAGGGATTGAGGCCCAGGTCGGCGCCGATGCGGTGGGCGCAGGCGAAGCCGCTGAAGGCCACCGCATTCAGCCCCTGGCCGGGGAAGCAGGAATCGCCGACGCAGTAGAGATCGGGGATGGCGGTGCGGTTGAAGGGCATCGGCAGCAGGCCGGGCAGCCGCAGGGCCGGCACCGGCCCGTAGCTGCCGCCGTGGCGGCCCAGGAAGCGGCGGTGACTGCGGGGGGTGCCGATCTCCCGGTGGGTGATGGCCCCCTCCAGGCCCGGCAGGATCGCCTCCAGGCGGCGGATCAGCCGGGTGGCGGCGGCCTCCTTGGCGGCCCTGTAGGCCCCAGGGGCCAGCCCCTGCCAGTTGTCCATCGCCGACGGGGTGAAGGTGTGCACGATGTGGTGCCCGGCCGGGGCCAGGGAGGGATCGAGCAGGGTGGGGATCGAGACGAAGATCACCCCCTGCTCGGCCTCCATCTCCTCCCAGTGCTCCAGCAGCAGGTGATGGACATGGCTGCCCGGCGGGATCGCCTCCGCTTTTACGCCCAGGTGCAGGGAGAGGAACGAGGACGACGGCTTGTAGCGACGCCGCCAGGTGCGCTCGGCCGCCGGGGTGTGCTCCGCGTCCACCAGGGAGCCGAAGGTGTCCCAGCGGGTGGCGTTGCTCACCACCCGCCGGGCGCGGATCTCCTCGCCGCCGGCCAGCTTCACGCCCACGGCCCGGGCCTGGGGTCCCTCGCCCTCCAGCAGCACCTTCACCACCCGCGCCCGGTAGCGGATCTCGCCGCCGTGGCGGCGCAGGCCCGCCACCAGCTTCTCGGCGACCACCCCGACGCCGCCCTTGGGGTAGTTGATGCCGCCGGCGTGGCGATCGGAGAACACCATGCCGGCGTTGATCATCGGCGTGCGATCGGCCGGCATCACCGACCAGCAGAAGCACTCCATGTCGATGAACCTGAGCAGATCCGGATCGCTGATGTGGGCGCGGGCCACAGCCCCCACGTTCACCGGCAGCCAGCGGGCCAGGCCCAGGCAGGCCAGGGGCGCCCGGAAGAACACCTTGGCCAGGTAGGCCTGGTCCTCCAGCGACAGCAGCGGCATGGCATCGAGGCAGCGGAACACCTGCCAGCAGGTGTCGTAGAAGCGGCGGATGCCTATCGCCTCATGGGGGAACAGGGCGGTGAGATCGGCGATGAAGCACTCGTAGTCGCGGTCGACCGCCACCGACAGGCCGCCGGGCAGGTGGTAGGCCAACTGGGCGGGGTCGGGAATCGTCTCGCAGTGCTCGCCCACGTCGGCGAGGGCCCGGGTGAGCAGGTTGGTGTGGCCCTTCTCGCCGAAGCCGAAGATCATCGAGGCGCCGACATCGAAGGTGTAGCCCTCGCGGCGGAAGCTGCCGCCGCTGCCACCGGGGATCAGGTAGCGCTCCAGCACCAGCACCGAGGCCCCCTTGGCCGCCAGCTGGCTGGCGGTGACCAGTCCGCCGATCCCTGAGCCGATCACGACAACGTCCCAGGGGCGGCCAGCGGCCGCGGTGAGGGGGGCGGCAGCGGAGGAAGGGACGGTGACGGTCACCGGAACCAGGCGAACGGGAGCGGACCGACCCTAGGAAGCGGCCCCCCTCAGCCGGCTGCGGGAACCGGGCAACGGGTACCCGCCTGGCGCTCGCTCTCCCAGGCGGCCAGATCCGCCAGGGCCCGGTCGCGGTAGGCGCCATAGCGGCGGCGTTTGTCGCGGATGCGTTCCGGCAGCTCCGGCATCAGGCCGAAGCTGGGGGGCATGGGCTGGAAGCCTCCCTTGCGGGCGCCGTGGCTGCGCTCCTCATCCGAGATGAAGCTCAGCAGGGCGCCGGCCATGGTGGCGGGCGGCAGGCTCAGGGGCGCCAGACCCCGCACCAGGCGGGCGGCGTTGGTGCCGGCCAGCCAGCCACCAGCCACGGCAGCCGCATACCCCTCGGTGCCGGTGATCTGGCCGGCGGCCAGCAGGTTGGGGCGCTGGCGGAACTGCAGGGTGGGCCGCAGCAGTTCGGGGGAGTCGAGGAAGGTGTTGCGGTGCATCACCCCGAAGCGCACGAAGGAGGCGTTCTCCAGGCCGGGGATCATGTGCAGCACCCGCTGCTGTTCGCCCCACTTGAGGTTGGTCTGGAAACCGACCAGGTTCCAGAGCTGGCCGTCCCTGTCCTCCTGGCGCAGCTGCACCACCGCATGGGCCCGCTTGGCGCGGCGCACGTCACGGTCGTGCAGGTCGCCCCAGCGCGGATCCCAGAGGCCGATCGGCTTGAGCGGGCCGTAGCGCATCGTGTCCTCGCCGCGGCGGGCCAGCTCCTCGATCGGCAGGCAGCCCTCGAAGAACGTGGCGCTCTCCTGCTCGAAATCCTTCAGCTCTGCCTTCTCCGCTTCCAGCAGGGCCGTGCGGAAGGCGAGGTACTGCTCCCGGTCCATGGGGCAGTTGATGTAATCGGCGTCGCCCTTGTCGTAGCGGCTGGCCCGGAAGGCCACCGACAGGTCGATGCCTTCGCCTTCCACGATCGGGCTGGCGGCATCGAAGAAATGGCAGGACTCCCGTCCGGTGAAGCGCAGCAGGTCGTCGGCCAGGTCGGCGCCGGTGAGGGGGCCGGTGGCCAGCACGGCGATCTCGTCCGGGTCGGGCAGTTCCAGCTGCTCGCGCCGCTCCACCGTCACCAGGGGATGGGCTTCGACGGCGGCCGTGAGGGCCGCGCTGTAGCGCCCCCGGTCGACGGCCAGGGCTCCGCCGGCGGGCACCGCATGGACATCGGCGGTGCCGATCACCAGCGATCCCAGGCGCCTCAGTTCCTCCTGCAGCAGGCCGGCGGCCCGATCCGAAGAGAGGGCGCCGAAGCTGTTGCTGCAGACCAGTTCGGCGAAATCGCCGCTGTGGTGGGCCGGGGAGGGGCGCACCGGCCGCATCTCCACCAGCCGCACCGGAATTCCGGCCTCGGCGATCTGCCAGGCGGCTTCGGTGCCGGCCAGGCCAGCACCGATGACGACGACCATCAAGCGCGGGCGCGCTTGAGCATCAGTTGCAGCTGACCCACGGCGGCGCGGCCGATGTTGAAGGCGGCCCAACCCACGGCCAGGAGGATCGGAGCAGCGACGAGCAGCAGCCGGAGGTCCATGGCGACGCAGGGGAAAACGATGGCGGGATCCTAACGGAGTCCAGCGTGGACCTCCGCCAGCTGGCGGTAACGGCGGGCGTGCTGGCGCTGGGCCTCGATCGCT is drawn from Cyanobium sp. AMD-g and contains these coding sequences:
- a CDS encoding photosystem II protein Y, which codes for MDLRLLLVAAPILLAVGWAAFNIGRAAVGQLQLMLKRARA
- a CDS encoding carbon-nitrogen hydrolase family protein gives rise to the protein MVPEHRLHCVVRPQPPAAGEGLRLGIWQGSGSAGTPEALTENLERLEQVCAVAAGHGVQLLAFPELYLTGYIVTPAIARLLAEPVDGPSLRRVAAAARQHGLAVACPYAERASVAGKERFYDAIALFDRDGTLLRNYRKTHLWGPEEKRCWSAGYRHPEEGAAFTVQPVNGVGVGLLNCYEAEFPELTRRLALEGARLVLIPTAADAWAELSTGERTDRPYPDVSRTLIPAHAFQNGCFVAYANRCGEETVNGRVMAAYLGNSLICGPHGDVLAAARPEPTLLIADCRPGEYGPTHPAATRYHEDLRPDLY
- the trmFO gene encoding FADH(2)-oxidizing methylenetetrahydrofolate--tRNA-(uracil(54)-C(5))-methyltransferase TrmFO; translation: MVVVIGAGLAGTEAAWQIAEAGIPVRLVEMRPVRPSPAHHSGDFAELVCSNSFGALSSDRAAGLLQEELRRLGSLVIGTADVHAVPAGGALAVDRGRYSAALTAAVEAHPLVTVERREQLELPDPDEIAVLATGPLTGADLADDLLRFTGRESCHFFDAASPIVEGEGIDLSVAFRASRYDKGDADYINCPMDREQYLAFRTALLEAEKAELKDFEQESATFFEGCLPIEELARRGEDTMRYGPLKPIGLWDPRWGDLHDRDVRRAKRAHAVVQLRQEDRDGQLWNLVGFQTNLKWGEQQRVLHMIPGLENASFVRFGVMHRNTFLDSPELLRPTLQFRQRPNLLAAGQITGTEGYAAAVAGGWLAGTNAARLVRGLAPLSLPPATMAGALLSFISDEERSHGARKGGFQPMPPSFGLMPELPERIRDKRRRYGAYRDRALADLAAWESERQAGTRCPVPAAG
- the crtH gene encoding carotenoid isomerase, which produces MTVTVPSSAAAPLTAAAGRPWDVVVIGSGIGGLVTASQLAAKGASVLVLERYLIPGGSGGSFRREGYTFDVGASMIFGFGEKGHTNLLTRALADVGEHCETIPDPAQLAYHLPGGLSVAVDRDYECFIADLTALFPHEAIGIRRFYDTCWQVFRCLDAMPLLSLEDQAYLAKVFFRAPLACLGLARWLPVNVGAVARAHISDPDLLRFIDMECFCWSVMPADRTPMINAGMVFSDRHAGGINYPKGGVGVVAEKLVAGLRRHGGEIRYRARVVKVLLEGEGPQARAVGVKLAGGEEIRARRVVSNATRWDTFGSLVDAEHTPAAERTWRRRYKPSSSFLSLHLGVKAEAIPPGSHVHHLLLEHWEEMEAEQGVIFVSIPTLLDPSLAPAGHHIVHTFTPSAMDNWQGLAPGAYRAAKEAAATRLIRRLEAILPGLEGAITHREIGTPRSHRRFLGRHGGSYGPVPALRLPGLLPMPFNRTAIPDLYCVGDSCFPGQGLNAVAFSGFACAHRIGADLGLNPWNLPD